In the genome of Desulfovibrio aminophilus DSM 12254, one region contains:
- a CDS encoding HD-GYP domain-containing protein: MIRKVKVKDLKTGMYVVKYGEGTYTNPFISIEKPILSEKSVTQYIPAHVAEVFIDDAINLDIRAAVRAAAEAPDEGPPPRVPLADEIVVVEKVYNEALSYAKTFMDDVRKGKNVDYRDSLPMVDGVIDSVFRNERAGATLCKLRRFDEYTYTHCINVSVLAVILGRHLRLSKKALRMLGVAGLFHDVGKAKIPEDILNKPGQLSDKEFKVMQGHSLEGYRIMVGQKGLHPEILKAILQHHERYDGRGYPQGLKGPDIGKFSRIVSVVDVYDALTSKRVYKDALAPTRALGMMYQWRLSDFYPNSVEHFIKCMGVYPVGSFVRLSDGSFGIICDDNPAYLLRPKIKVIMDRNMRVTPIRVVDLADQRGAAEPLRITECLNPADYHVDLSRYFFT, translated from the coding sequence ATGATCCGAAAGGTCAAGGTCAAGGATCTCAAGACCGGCATGTACGTGGTCAAGTACGGCGAGGGTACGTACACCAATCCGTTCATTTCCATAGAAAAGCCGATTCTCTCCGAAAAAAGCGTCACGCAGTACATTCCGGCCCACGTCGCGGAAGTCTTCATCGACGACGCCATCAATCTCGACATTCGGGCGGCGGTCCGCGCCGCGGCCGAGGCGCCCGACGAGGGGCCGCCCCCGCGCGTGCCCCTGGCCGACGAGATCGTGGTGGTGGAGAAGGTCTACAACGAGGCCCTGAGCTACGCCAAGACCTTCATGGACGACGTCCGCAAGGGCAAAAACGTGGATTACCGCGACTCCCTGCCCATGGTCGACGGCGTCATCGACAGCGTGTTCCGCAACGAACGCGCCGGGGCCACCCTCTGCAAGCTGCGCCGCTTCGACGAATACACCTACACCCACTGCATCAACGTGAGCGTCCTGGCCGTGATCCTGGGCCGCCATCTGCGCCTGTCCAAGAAGGCCCTGCGGATGCTTGGCGTGGCCGGGCTCTTCCACGACGTGGGCAAGGCCAAGATTCCTGAAGATATCCTGAACAAACCGGGCCAGCTTTCGGACAAGGAATTCAAGGTGATGCAGGGGCATTCCCTGGAGGGTTACCGGATCATGGTCGGGCAGAAGGGCCTGCATCCGGAAATCCTCAAGGCCATCCTCCAGCACCACGAACGCTACGACGGGCGGGGCTACCCCCAGGGACTCAAGGGACCGGACATCGGCAAGTTCTCGCGCATCGTCTCGGTGGTGGACGTCTACGACGCCCTGACCAGCAAGCGGGTCTACAAGGACGCCCTGGCCCCGACCCGGGCCCTGGGCATGATGTACCAGTGGCGGCTTTCGGACTTCTATCCCAACTCCGTGGAGCACTTCATCAAGTGCATGGGCGTCTACCCGGTGGGCAGCTTCGTGCGCCTGTCCGACGGCTCCTTCGGGATCATCTGCGACGACAACCCGGCCTATCTCTTGCGCCCCAAGATCAAGGTCATCATGGACAGGAACATGCGCGTGACGCCCATCCGCGTGGTGGATCTGGCCGATCAGCGCGGCGCGGCCGAACCGCTGCGCATCACCGAATGCCTCAACCCGGCCGACTACCACGTCGACCTCTCGCGCTACTTCTTCACCTAG